In a genomic window of Desulfovibrio sp. JC022:
- the amrB gene encoding AmmeMemoRadiSam system protein B, with protein sequence MNRQPVVAGQFYPDNPDQLRKEIEMYVGAPEAHTDRDADRLVMVPHAGYMFSGEPCGKTLSQSSLASTVFLLGPNHTGLGSPLSVWDKGSWEFPGGKLDVHEELAAKLIESGAGFVANEKAHSREHSLEVIIPFLHYINPEMRIVPVCVSEASPSNLHKAGEVIAEIMEDRPEPVSIVVSSDMSHFISADQAKKMDSMALEAIIRMDPSDLYSIVSSNQISMCGVLPMTMGMFAAKKLGATSGKLVQYTNSGQATGDYERVVAYAGVIIS encoded by the coding sequence ATGAACAGACAGCCCGTAGTAGCCGGACAGTTTTACCCGGATAATCCCGATCAACTTCGCAAAGAAATTGAAATGTACGTGGGGGCACCGGAAGCCCATACGGACCGTGACGCTGACCGTCTGGTGATGGTTCCCCATGCCGGGTATATGTTTTCCGGTGAGCCATGCGGTAAAACTCTTTCCCAGAGTTCCTTGGCTTCAACTGTTTTTTTGCTTGGTCCCAACCATACCGGATTGGGTTCCCCGCTTTCTGTCTGGGATAAGGGGAGCTGGGAATTTCCCGGCGGCAAGCTGGATGTGCATGAAGAATTGGCCGCAAAACTCATCGAAAGCGGTGCCGGGTTTGTTGCTAATGAAAAAGCCCATTCGCGGGAGCATTCCCTTGAAGTGATCATTCCTTTTCTGCACTACATTAATCCGGAGATGCGCATTGTTCCGGTCTGTGTTTCAGAAGCATCGCCTTCAAATCTGCATAAGGCCGGGGAAGTCATTGCGGAAATTATGGAAGACCGCCCTGAGCCTGTTTCCATAGTAGTCAGTTCCGATATGAGTCATTTTATTTCTGCGGATCAGGCCAAGAAAATGGATTCCATGGCCCTTGAGGCAATCATCCGTATGGACCCGTCTGATCTTTATTCCATTGTTTCATCCAATCAGATCAGCATGTGCGGAGTTTTGCCCATGACCATGGGCATGTTTGCGGCTAAAAAGCTGGGAGCAACTTCCGGCAAGCTTGTCCAGTATACAAATTCAGGACAGGCTACCGGGGATTATGAGCGGGTAGTTGCCTACGCGGGCGTAATTATTTCATAA
- the bioA gene encoding adenosylmethionine--8-amino-7-oxononanoate transaminase, with product MSILEFDRDHLWHPYTSATNPLSVFPVKRTEGVKIILEDGTELIDGMSSWWCAIHGYNHPVLRKALCDQAETMPHVMFGGLTHEPAVELGRKLVQISPEPLQHVFLADSGSVAVEVAIKMAIQYWYVMEKPEKNRLMTIRNGYHGDTIGCMSVCDPVNGMHSMFTSVLPEHVFAEAPQCGFEAGCTDEDFADFKNKIEAHAHELAAVILEPVVQGTGGMRFYSPEYLKRVREACDEHNVLLICDEIATGFGRAGTMFASEMAGISPDIMCVGKAITGGMMTLAATLATREVAEGISSKGGVFMHGPTFMGNPLACAVANASIDLLLENDWKTRVAEITDMLCSGLAPCAKSNAVADVRCLGAIGVVELKKPVDMEVIQQEFVKRGVWVRPFGKLVYVMPPYVISNLELEALTSAICEVVGLQG from the coding sequence ATGTCCATTCTCGAATTTGACAGGGACCATCTTTGGCATCCCTATACTTCCGCTACTAATCCTCTTTCAGTTTTTCCGGTGAAGCGTACCGAAGGCGTTAAGATTATCCTTGAGGACGGTACTGAGCTTATCGACGGCATGTCTTCGTGGTGGTGTGCCATCCACGGTTACAACCATCCGGTTTTGCGTAAGGCTCTATGTGATCAGGCCGAGACCATGCCCCATGTGATGTTCGGCGGTTTGACCCACGAACCTGCGGTGGAACTGGGACGGAAACTTGTGCAGATTTCCCCGGAACCGTTGCAGCATGTCTTTTTGGCTGATTCAGGTTCGGTTGCAGTTGAGGTGGCGATTAAAATGGCCATCCAATACTGGTATGTCATGGAAAAACCGGAAAAGAACCGGCTGATGACTATCCGTAACGGTTATCACGGCGATACCATCGGCTGTATGTCGGTCTGCGATCCGGTCAACGGCATGCATTCCATGTTTACCTCGGTTTTGCCGGAACATGTTTTTGCTGAGGCCCCGCAATGCGGATTTGAGGCTGGATGCACAGATGAAGATTTTGCGGATTTTAAAAACAAAATTGAAGCGCACGCCCATGAACTTGCGGCGGTTATTCTTGAGCCGGTGGTTCAGGGCACCGGGGGCATGCGCTTTTATTCCCCGGAATACCTGAAACGGGTCCGCGAGGCCTGCGATGAGCATAATGTTCTGCTTATCTGCGATGAAATCGCCACCGGATTCGGGCGCGCCGGGACCATGTTCGCCAGTGAAATGGCCGGGATCAGCCCGGATATCATGTGCGTGGGCAAGGCTATCACCGGGGGCATGATGACTCTTGCCGCCACCCTTGCCACCCGCGAGGTTGCTGAAGGAATTTCTTCCAAAGGCGGCGTGTTCATGCACGGCCCGACTTTTATGGGGAACCCGCTGGCCTGTGCTGTAGCTAATGCTTCCATTGATTTGCTTTTGGAAAATGACTGGAAAACGCGTGTTGCGGAAATAACCGACATGCTCTGTTCCGGTCTTGCGCCTTGTGCCAAGTCCAATGCGGTGGCGGATGTGCGCTGCCTCGGAGCCATCGGAGTGGTGGAATTGAAAAAGCCCGTGGATATGGAAGTTATTCAGCAGGAGTTTGTAAAACGTGGCGTCTGGGTCCGGCCCTTCGGGAAACTGGTTTATGTTATGCCGCCTTATGTTATTTCGAATCTTGAACTTGAGGCCCTTACTTCCGCAATCTGCGAAGTTGTAGGCCTTCAGGGGTAA
- a CDS encoding hydantoinase/oxoprolinase N-terminal domain-containing protein encodes MSFESGYAIGIDTGGTYTDTVVVKCEDSSVVATAKSPTTHHDLSLGLASSLDKAMKESGISPDEVKLVSVSTTLATNAIVENKGARVGLFMIGTTKALKLPVVTLRYVKGGHKITGMEEDPLDIESMVDGIQDMAGHVDAYAVCSAMSIKNPAHELIAEKAISLTDSKPVFCSHTISTRAGQAERAATAVLNARLMPVMKEFLAGVGKALDERGLGSSVVVVRGNATPMSMEEAVQRAADTFASGPASTAYYGSIYSPEKDALIVDVGGTTTDVTLIRNSQPTIQESGSFIGDWETHVEAVEMFTVGVGGDSFARINRSGNFEVGPGRVVPLCMAGEIPAPDKWIGKGHESHLLKIGPAAESSSDDVVLKYLFENGPATFGQIMAGTGLGEIGLGGKVQKLVREQLVEEVGFTPTDALHVQGQLDIGDKSVSEAAAAILGKAFDLDATGFATMVLSETRIKIENAMLEHIVRKEIGGNMAGFISGRAASSLVSFDASLNLPIVGIGAAAQKLLPEVAEKLHTEAVFPSHHEVGNALGAIKMALDTLKKG; translated from the coding sequence ATGAGCTTTGAGAGCGGTTATGCAATCGGTATTGATACTGGCGGAACCTACACTGACACTGTTGTTGTAAAATGCGAAGACTCAAGCGTGGTGGCTACTGCCAAGTCTCCCACCACCCATCATGACCTGAGCCTCGGTCTGGCTTCCTCTCTGGATAAAGCCATGAAGGAAAGCGGGATCAGTCCCGATGAGGTCAAGCTTGTTTCTGTTTCCACAACTCTTGCCACAAATGCCATTGTCGAGAACAAGGGGGCACGGGTAGGTCTGTTCATGATCGGCACCACTAAGGCACTCAAGCTTCCTGTGGTTACCCTGCGTTATGTTAAGGGCGGTCATAAGATTACCGGTATGGAAGAGGATCCATTGGATATTGAATCCATGGTGGACGGTATTCAGGATATGGCCGGACATGTGGATGCTTACGCGGTCTGCTCCGCCATGAGTATCAAGAATCCTGCCCATGAGCTTATTGCTGAAAAAGCCATTTCACTTACTGATTCCAAGCCTGTTTTTTGTTCCCACACCATCAGCACCCGTGCCGGACAGGCCGAGCGTGCAGCCACAGCGGTGCTCAATGCCCGGCTTATGCCGGTAATGAAAGAATTTCTGGCCGGGGTTGGTAAGGCCCTTGATGAACGCGGCCTCGGGTCTTCCGTGGTCGTGGTTCGCGGTAACGCCACCCCCATGAGCATGGAAGAGGCTGTGCAGCGCGCGGCTGATACTTTTGCCAGCGGGCCGGCATCAACCGCTTATTATGGTTCCATTTATTCTCCGGAAAAAGACGCGCTCATCGTTGATGTGGGCGGAACCACCACCGACGTTACTCTGATCCGTAATTCCCAGCCTACCATTCAGGAAAGTGGTTCTTTTATCGGTGATTGGGAAACCCATGTGGAAGCGGTGGAGATGTTTACTGTGGGCGTTGGGGGCGATAGTTTTGCGCGTATCAACAGGTCCGGCAATTTCGAAGTCGGTCCGGGCAGGGTTGTTCCCCTGTGCATGGCCGGGGAAATTCCCGCTCCCGATAAATGGATTGGTAAAGGGCATGAATCCCACCTGCTCAAGATCGGACCTGCGGCGGAAAGCAGTTCCGATGATGTGGTCCTGAAATATCTTTTTGAAAATGGCCCCGCCACTTTCGGTCAGATTATGGCTGGAACCGGGCTTGGCGAGATCGGCCTCGGCGGCAAGGTCCAGAAGCTTGTTCGTGAGCAGCTGGTGGAAGAAGTGGGCTTCACTCCCACTGATGCACTGCATGTTCAGGGGCAGCTTGATATTGGCGACAAGTCCGTTTCCGAAGCAGCGGCAGCCATTCTGGGCAAGGCTTTTGATCTTGATGCAACAGGTTTTGCAACAATGGTCCTTTCCGAGACACGGATCAAAATTGAGAATGCTATGCTTGAGCATATCGTCCGCAAGGAAATCGGCGGCAACATGGCCGGATTTATTTCCGGACGCGCTGCAAGTTCGTTGGTCAGCTTTGACGCCTCGCTTAATCTTCCCATCGTTGGTATTGGTGCTGCGGCACAGAAACTGCTGCCTGAAGTTGCCGAAAAATTACATACTGAAGCTGTTTTTCCCTCCCATCACGAAGTCGGTAACGCACTGGGCGCAATTAAAATGGCCTTGGATACTCTGAAAAAAGGATAG
- the bioD gene encoding dethiobiotin synthase gives MSAGFFITGTGTDVGKTVVTAGLARFFMKSGRSIVPVKPVQSGAVVLPDGSLDSPDGDVYRAAGAVWDINRQCPYIFEPPTSPHLAARLAGVELDPAKIATKVRECEKDGFLLVEGAGGIMVPLNEDASMLNLMKELGYPVILVVENKLGCINEALLSIAALQQSGLDISGLVMTAPNKPAPEEFGIAEENIRFIEKIAEVKVIASIPYIENWDYNDPKCWEIVDKALDS, from the coding sequence TTGTCTGCCGGTTTTTTTATTACCGGAACAGGTACGGATGTGGGCAAGACTGTGGTTACCGCAGGGCTTGCCCGTTTCTTCATGAAATCAGGACGTTCTATTGTCCCGGTCAAGCCTGTCCAGTCCGGGGCTGTTGTCCTGCCTGACGGGTCTCTGGATTCCCCGGACGGGGATGTCTACCGGGCTGCCGGGGCGGTCTGGGATATCAATAGACAATGCCCGTATATTTTCGAGCCGCCTACTTCTCCGCATCTGGCCGCAAGGCTGGCCGGGGTGGAACTTGATCCTGCAAAAATCGCAACTAAAGTGCGCGAATGCGAGAAAGACGGCTTTTTGTTGGTGGAAGGGGCCGGGGGGATAATGGTTCCCCTGAACGAAGATGCTTCCATGCTCAATCTCATGAAAGAGCTTGGCTACCCGGTGATCCTGGTTGTCGAAAATAAGCTGGGCTGTATCAATGAAGCCCTGCTGTCCATCGCAGCTCTTCAGCAGTCCGGGCTGGATATTTCCGGGCTGGTTATGACCGCTCCCAATAAACCTGCACCGGAAGAATTCGGCATAGCTGAAGAGAATATACGTTTCATCGAAAAAATTGCTGAAGTAAAAGTAATCGCTTCCATTCCATATATTGAAAATTGGGATTACAATGATCCAAAATGCTGGGAAATTGTAGATAAAGCCTTAGATTCTTAA
- a CDS encoding sigma-54-dependent Fis family transcriptional regulator: MALNLGGIIGNSPALKEVFAILAKVAPTDSTVLVTGESGTGKELLVRALHRNSKRKEKPFVPVNCGAIPKELLESELFGHEKGAFTHAVRSRPGRFELADGGTIFLDEIGEMDLSLQVKILRVLQEKEIERVGGTSIKKVDVRIVAATNRDLETEVAAGRFREDLFYRLNVIPMHLPPLRDRGGDVLLLAKHFLGRFCEDKEMEPLKVDPDAADMMVSYTWPGNVRELENFMERMCILCDEDEIVPDDLPEKIWKDVGKEPKKKVAELMQPAGFNWPTLADMEEQGAKGLKDFLEKIEDRLMIEALEKAGGVKNKAAELLGVKRTTLIEKIKKRNLET, from the coding sequence ATGGCTCTTAATTTAGGTGGTATAATTGGAAACAGTCCTGCGCTTAAGGAGGTCTTTGCGATTCTCGCAAAGGTGGCGCCGACAGACAGTACCGTGCTGGTCACCGGGGAATCCGGCACGGGTAAAGAACTGCTTGTGCGTGCTTTGCACCGCAACAGTAAACGCAAGGAAAAACCTTTTGTTCCGGTAAACTGCGGGGCTATCCCCAAGGAATTGCTGGAATCGGAACTTTTCGGGCACGAGAAGGGGGCATTTACCCATGCGGTACGTTCCCGTCCGGGCCGTTTTGAGCTGGCTGACGGCGGGACCATCTTCCTTGATGAAATCGGGGAAATGGACCTCAGTCTTCAGGTCAAGATTTTAAGGGTCTTGCAGGAAAAGGAGATTGAGCGGGTCGGTGGTACTTCCATCAAAAAGGTGGATGTGCGCATCGTGGCTGCAACCAACCGTGATCTTGAAACCGAGGTTGCCGCGGGAAGGTTCCGCGAGGATCTTTTTTATCGTCTCAATGTAATCCCCATGCATTTGCCGCCGTTACGGGATAGGGGCGGGGATGTGCTTTTGCTGGCAAAACATTTTCTTGGTCGTTTTTGTGAAGACAAGGAAATGGAGCCGTTGAAGGTTGATCCTGATGCTGCGGATATGATGGTTTCCTATACTTGGCCCGGTAATGTCCGTGAGCTTGAAAATTTTATGGAACGTATGTGCATCCTTTGTGATGAGGATGAGATAGTTCCCGATGACCTGCCGGAAAAAATCTGGAAGGACGTGGGCAAGGAACCGAAGAAAAAGGTTGCCGAGCTTATGCAGCCCGCCGGGTTCAACTGGCCGACCCTTGCAGATATGGAAGAGCAGGGAGCCAAAGGACTTAAGGATTTTCTGGAGAAGATCGAGGACCGGCTTATGATCGAGGCCCTTGAAAAGGCCGGTGGCGTGAAGAACAAAGCCGCTGAACTTCTCGGAGTCAAGCGGACCACGCTTATTGAAAAGATCAAAAAAAGAAATCTGGAAACTTAG
- a CDS encoding tetratricopeptide repeat protein, translating into MTLSRFTGVFRTLFLAAIFWLACPHPGYALEYFIDTKADMDSIRLVFDQKNLSGKVTRTGRQQITISFPKNALKGEKAPTPAPLSSLRIVKSLKVGPSSITIGTRTSGFGFIRMPAGNGQMQIEFFRDPIGSKWRSPKEKAKREAERKKTARQKAARKKAAAKEAARKKAAAAKKAAAKKVVKKEPQPPVIDEVDLPEDEESPQIKQELEQAEEEKQVQQVPPQPKKRPFYSVPYTYRAPVANVGPGQAQPVDTSIPPARAGGSARRVLSNGDSTGSQSGGRAGGQISGNIESESSGGSAVGSIAPPPLDESLDEAVDEATDEVMDEGAAAQDAAYEEEFPESGSASGAVAPPEQSAGSASGSVSGSIAPPPSQEGGQASGGVSGQVSGEITPPESEASGQVAPPPQDEDSFEAADYPALEDEGGVEDVSDADTDADVRDEAVEGEQDVSDSDAYPVEDSEDLAEGEEGAEGEQEISPEDRIKVAKGILLAAEGALDEGEIEAAIAGFTEISLMKELPQDLRLRALYGKAEALTEMHREALADNYGEIASAWMEAMNADTKSPNVPMALLNLGLLNLKVGNMPEAKAYFNLLKSQYPNDPNIPYVSYYWGEYYLGMKEYEQAADQFQYLVQMYPDSKIVRDAALGLAKALDALGYDEQAFQIIDYIDKRWPRFYIEDLRFLFMSANTQNRLGKINEALENYWAYYNLSPDAPEADIVLARIGDIYLKTGDKSAAKEIYEKAAKEFPDKEGGLVAMMRLAEEGIYDDPSMSQMDKVFDRPYNLRPQKIYTHILEKFPDSPLAPLAQLKLGMWYYWNKKYGDCLGAVQDFLDKYPRSALRDRASELGTRVFDKAVPELVKDENYGRVVSYWNKYAKKNNEGKDVNDETRLGVALSFWKKEQPAKALELIDRYLQGEEIPKYSAMALDMALGIYVDEQAWSKVTELVDLAKDGWKLDPKQKVHIEYAQAMAYENLGETERSTPLWAGLASNLLLPQSSRAYAMYYMAKSSMKKKELKKVFVYAQEALSMLLETGGDREKIKDCILMTIFAAESSGRYREALKWAAEYDKYIPITDSEWASSRFRLAQLYEKAGAIAEWKKLMEEVAEKKPGDLYGRLATSALATHKIEKDASKFQPDPVFQ; encoded by the coding sequence GTGACGCTTAGCCGATTTACCGGAGTTTTCCGGACCCTTTTTCTGGCAGCCATTTTTTGGCTGGCCTGCCCTCATCCGGGTTATGCCTTGGAGTATTTTATCGATACCAAGGCTGACATGGATTCCATCCGTCTTGTCTTTGATCAGAAGAACTTATCCGGCAAAGTTACCCGTACCGGTCGGCAGCAGATCACCATTTCTTTTCCCAAAAATGCGTTAAAAGGAGAAAAAGCTCCAACTCCAGCACCGCTTTCTTCTTTGCGTATTGTCAAATCTTTGAAAGTGGGTCCGAGTTCCATCACCATTGGAACCCGGACCAGCGGTTTTGGTTTTATCCGCATGCCGGCGGGTAACGGCCAGATGCAGATTGAATTTTTCCGTGATCCTATCGGGTCCAAATGGCGTTCCCCCAAGGAAAAGGCCAAACGTGAAGCCGAACGTAAAAAAACGGCTCGCCAAAAAGCTGCCCGCAAGAAGGCTGCGGCAAAGGAAGCTGCCCGTAAAAAAGCTGCTGCTGCGAAAAAGGCCGCTGCTAAAAAGGTAGTGAAAAAAGAACCGCAGCCTCCGGTTATTGATGAAGTTGATCTTCCAGAAGATGAAGAATCCCCGCAGATTAAGCAGGAGCTTGAGCAGGCGGAGGAAGAAAAGCAGGTCCAGCAGGTTCCGCCTCAGCCAAAGAAACGTCCATTTTATTCAGTTCCGTATACTTATCGTGCTCCGGTAGCCAATGTAGGTCCCGGTCAGGCTCAGCCCGTGGATACTTCCATTCCTCCCGCCCGTGCAGGGGGTAGTGCCCGGCGTGTTCTGTCCAATGGTGATTCCACTGGATCGCAATCCGGAGGAAGAGCCGGGGGACAGATTTCTGGAAATATTGAGTCGGAAAGTTCCGGCGGTTCGGCTGTTGGATCTATAGCACCTCCCCCTTTAGATGAGTCTCTTGACGAAGCTGTTGACGAAGCAACAGATGAAGTAATGGATGAAGGTGCAGCTGCGCAGGATGCAGCCTACGAAGAAGAATTTCCTGAATCCGGCAGTGCATCAGGGGCGGTTGCTCCCCCGGAGCAGTCCGCTGGCAGCGCGTCTGGCAGTGTCTCCGGCAGTATTGCCCCGCCTCCTTCTCAGGAAGGGGGACAGGCTTCCGGAGGTGTGTCCGGGCAGGTTTCCGGTGAGATAACACCGCCGGAATCTGAGGCTTCCGGTCAGGTTGCTCCCCCGCCGCAGGATGAAGATTCCTTTGAAGCTGCCGATTATCCTGCCCTTGAAGATGAGGGGGGCGTGGAAGACGTTTCTGACGCTGATACTGACGCAGATGTGCGTGATGAAGCAGTGGAGGGAGAGCAGGATGTTTCTGATTCCGATGCCTATCCTGTGGAAGATTCCGAAGATCTTGCTGAAGGCGAAGAAGGAGCTGAGGGCGAGCAGGAAATAAGTCCTGAAGACAGAATTAAGGTTGCCAAGGGGATTCTTCTGGCCGCGGAAGGTGCGCTTGATGAAGGGGAAATAGAGGCAGCAATAGCTGGTTTTACTGAAATTTCCCTGATGAAGGAACTTCCGCAGGATTTGCGTTTGCGCGCTTTGTACGGAAAAGCAGAAGCCCTCACCGAAATGCATCGTGAAGCTCTGGCTGATAATTACGGGGAAATTGCCAGTGCCTGGATGGAAGCCATGAACGCTGACACCAAGTCGCCCAATGTGCCCATGGCTTTGCTTAATCTGGGTTTACTGAACCTTAAGGTAGGTAATATGCCTGAAGCCAAGGCCTATTTTAATTTACTTAAGTCTCAGTATCCCAACGATCCCAATATCCCCTATGTCAGTTATTATTGGGGTGAATATTACCTCGGTATGAAGGAATATGAACAGGCTGCGGACCAGTTTCAGTATCTGGTGCAGATGTATCCTGACAGTAAGATTGTCCGCGATGCCGCGCTTGGTCTGGCTAAGGCCCTTGATGCTCTTGGTTATGATGAGCAGGCCTTTCAGATTATTGATTATATTGATAAACGTTGGCCCCGTTTTTACATAGAAGACCTGCGTTTCCTGTTTATGTCGGCGAATACCCAGAACAGGCTGGGAAAGATTAACGAAGCTCTGGAAAATTACTGGGCCTATTACAACCTGTCACCGGATGCCCCGGAAGCGGATATTGTCCTTGCCCGTATCGGCGATATTTATCTCAAGACCGGGGATAAGTCTGCGGCCAAAGAAATTTACGAAAAAGCAGCCAAGGAATTTCCCGATAAAGAGGGTGGTTTGGTTGCCATGATGCGCCTTGCTGAGGAAGGAATCTACGATGATCCCAGCATGAGCCAGATGGATAAGGTCTTTGACCGGCCCTACAACCTCCGGCCCCAGAAAATTTATACCCATATTCTTGAAAAATTTCCCGATAGTCCGCTGGCACCGTTGGCCCAGCTTAAGCTCGGTATGTGGTATTACTGGAACAAAAAGTACGGGGACTGCTTAGGTGCGGTGCAGGATTTTCTGGATAAGTATCCGCGCAGTGCATTGCGTGACCGGGCCAGTGAGCTGGGTACAAGGGTTTTTGATAAGGCTGTGCCGGAACTGGTCAAGGATGAGAACTATGGACGGGTAGTCAGTTATTGGAATAAATACGCCAAGAAAAATAATGAAGGCAAAGATGTAAATGACGAGACCCGGCTCGGCGTTGCTTTAAGTTTCTGGAAAAAAGAGCAGCCCGCGAAGGCTCTGGAATTGATTGACCGCTATTTGCAGGGCGAGGAAATTCCCAAGTATTCAGCCATGGCTCTTGATATGGCTCTCGGTATCTATGTTGATGAGCAGGCTTGGAGCAAGGTTACCGAGCTGGTCGACCTTGCCAAGGACGGGTGGAAACTTGATCCCAAGCAGAAGGTTCATATAGAATACGCGCAGGCCATGGCCTACGAAAATCTCGGGGAGACCGAACGCAGCACCCCGCTTTGGGCGGGACTGGCTTCTAATCTGCTTCTTCCCCAGTCTTCAAGGGCTTACGCCATGTACTACATGGCCAAGTCTTCTATGAAGAAAAAGGAATTGAAAAAGGTCTTTGTCTATGCTCAGGAAGCACTTTCCATGCTCCTTGAGACCGGTGGTGACCGGGAAAAGATTAAAGATTGCATCCTGATGACCATCTTTGCGGCGGAAAGTTCCGGACGTTATCGTGAGGCTCTCAAATGGGCCGCAGAATATGATAAGTACATTCCTATTACTGATTCAGAATGGGCTTCATCCCGTTTCCGTTTGGCCCAGCTTTATGAAAAGGCCGGGGCTATTGCTGAATGGAAGAAGCTGATGGAAGAAGTGGCAGAGAAAAAGCCGGGTGATTTGTATGGACGTCTGGCAACTTCCGCGCTGGCGACTCATAAAATTGAGAAGGATGCTTCAAAATTCCAGCCGGACCCTGTTTTCCAATAA
- the bioB gene encoding biotin synthase BioB, producing MDRKEKQALWDAAHGGGSIDEHIAVSVLGASHGELAEVLHAAHTMTMRRFGREVSLCSIANVRSGNCSEDCTFCAQSSHFKGTPAPAYPLMSVNEIRECAEKAGESPLEFFSYVTSGRALKGKSFDHVCEAVDGMRGKSFNHCASLGCLDFESLKKLHDAGVVRYHHNLEASESYFPNVCTTHSYAERVRTVCDAKKAGLEVCCGGLLGLGESHQQRVELALALAELKVDSIPLNFLIPIPGTPLEDVVPMQPLEILLTIAMFRLVNPHAEVRMAAGRAALRSLQSFIFHAGCNGLMVGDFLTVSGQGIDHDLTMLEDLGLTVRNKK from the coding sequence TTGGATAGAAAAGAGAAACAGGCCTTGTGGGACGCTGCTCACGGCGGCGGCTCCATTGATGAGCATATTGCGGTTTCGGTTCTTGGTGCGTCCCACGGGGAGCTGGCTGAAGTTCTTCACGCCGCTCATACTATGACCATGCGCCGTTTCGGTCGCGAAGTCAGTCTTTGTTCCATTGCCAATGTACGTAGTGGAAATTGTTCGGAAGACTGTACTTTCTGTGCCCAATCCAGCCACTTTAAGGGTACCCCGGCTCCTGCTTATCCGCTTATGTCGGTAAACGAGATCAGGGAATGCGCAGAGAAGGCCGGAGAGTCACCCCTTGAATTTTTCAGTTACGTGACCAGCGGACGTGCACTTAAAGGCAAATCCTTTGATCATGTCTGCGAAGCCGTGGACGGTATGCGCGGGAAAAGTTTCAATCATTGCGCCTCGCTGGGGTGTCTTGATTTTGAATCTTTGAAAAAGCTGCATGATGCCGGTGTGGTCCGCTACCATCATAATCTTGAGGCCTCGGAAAGCTATTTTCCTAATGTCTGCACTACTCACAGCTATGCGGAAAGAGTGCGCACTGTGTGTGACGCCAAAAAGGCCGGGCTTGAGGTTTGTTGCGGCGGATTGCTGGGGCTTGGCGAAAGCCATCAGCAGCGTGTGGAGCTGGCATTGGCACTTGCGGAGCTGAAAGTTGATTCCATCCCGCTTAATTTTTTGATCCCCATTCCGGGCACCCCGCTTGAGGATGTGGTCCCCATGCAGCCTTTGGAAATCCTGCTGACTATCGCTATGTTCCGGTTGGTCAATCCCCATGCGGAAGTGCGTATGGCTGCGGGGAGGGCTGCCCTGCGTTCATTGCAGTCATTTATTTTTCATGCCGGGTGCAACGGGCTGATGGTCGGGGATTTCCTGACCGTATCCGGGCAGGGTATAGATCATGACCTGACCATGCTCGAAGATTTGGGACTGACGGTCCGAAATAAAAAGTAA